CCAGGAATACATAAACCAAAACATCTTTTAGGTGAATATATGACATATTCAGCTATAAAAATTTTAAAAGATGCAGATATAATTCTTATGGTACTAGATGGAAGTCAAGAGATTAGTACAGGAGACCAATTTGTTATGGAGAAAGTTTTAGAAGCTAAAAGAACTCCAAGAATATTAGTTATAAATAAGATAGATAAATTGTCTGATGAAAAATTAGCTGAAAAAAGAAAAGAAGTTGTAGAAAAATTAGGTGAATTTGATGGAATAGTAGAAATTGCTGGAGAGTATGGAATAGGACTTGGAAAGCTTTTAAATACTATAGACCCATTCTTAGAAGAGGGAATACAATATTATCCTGAAGATATGTATACTGATATGCCTGTATATAGAATAATATCTGAAATAGTAAGAGAAAAAATATTATTAAAAACAAGAGATGAAGTTCCACATTCAATAGCTATAGAAATAATCAATGTAGAAAAAAGAGAAACAGGAAAAGATTTATTTAATATAAATATATATGTTGAAAGAGATTCTCAAAAAGGAATAATAATTGGTAAAGGTGGAAAACTTTTAAAAGAAATAGGAATAGAAGCTAGAAGAGAAATTGAAATATTATTAGGAAGAGAAATTTTCTTAGATTTACATGTAAAAGTAAAAGAGGATTGGAGAAAGAAAAAACCATTCTTAAAAGAATTAGGATATTTTGATGAAAATTAATAAAATTTAAGAAAAATAAAAAGTTTAGGTAGGTGATAGGGTGAAAGTATTATTAGTTAATGGAAGTTCTCATAGAGGTTGTACATTTACAGCACTTACAGAAATCACTAAAATTTTTGATGAAGAAAAAATAGAGTGGGAAATATTTGATATAGGAGCTGAACCTTTAAGAGATTGTATAGGATGTAAAAGTTGTACAAAATTAGAAAATAGATGTGTATTCAATGATGATGTTGTAAATAATTTTTTAGAGAAAGCTGAAAAATGTGATGGATTTATATTTGGTTCTCCTGTTTATTATGCTCATCCAAGTGGAAGAATACTATCTTTACTTGATAGAGCTTTTTATGCTGGAAAAAAAGTTTTTATGTATAAACCAGGAGCAAGTATTTTATCAGCTAGAAGAGGTGGGACAACAGCTTCTTTTGATGTATTAAACAAATATTTTACAATTTGTCAAATGCCGATAGTTTCATCTACATATTGGAATATGGTTCATGGAAATACTTCTGAGGAAGTTTTAAAAGATGAAGAGGGATTACAAACAATGCGTAATTTAGGTAGAAATATGGCTTGGATATTAAAATGTATTGAGGCTGGAAAAAATAATGGAATAGTACCAGCTAAAAGTGAAACAGAATATAGAACAAGTTTTATTAGATAGTGGGGTGGAATATGATACTTATAGTGGCGAAAAGTATAATAAAAAAAGAGTGTATCGAAGAATATAAAAATTTGGTAAAAGAGTTAATTGAAAAAAGTAGAAAGGAAGAGGGAAATATCTCTTATGATTTACATCAAGATATAAACAATCCTCAAGCTTTTGTTTTTGTAGAATATTGGAAAGATATTGAATCAATAGAAGCTCATAATAATTCAGAACATTTTAAAAGAATTATTCCTGAAATTAATAAAATTAGAGAATCAGCAGAAGCTGTTCGTTATGAAAAATTAGATTATTAAAAATAAAGAGTTGAGTATCTAGGCTCAACTCTTTTATTTTTATTTGTTAAAAACAGGTTTAAATCTTTCAAAAATTTCATGGACAGAAACTATATCATTTACTTTCCAAACATCTCTTCCAGCAAAGAATAATCCATTTTCTAAATCCCCTTTATGTCCATCTATAAGTCTTTGACTTACACAGAATTTTCTACTACAATGTTTTAAACAACTAGAACAAGTACTAGGTGGTGTAGTTGTTTCATTTAAAACTTTTTCAGAATAATTACTTCTAATAGCATTAGCAGGTAATCCTACAGAACTCATTATTTTTATAACATCACCTTTTTTTGTATTAACATACATTTGTTTAAAAGCTTCGTCAACATCACATTCATGAGTAGCAACAAAACGAGTTCCCATTTGAACTCCTGTAGTACCAAGAGATAACATTCTAGCAGCATCTTCTGGAGTAATTACTCCACCAGCTCCAAAAACAGGAAGAGAAACATTTTTTGTAATTTCTTCCATAATATCCCAAGAATCTAATTCTGTTCCAAGGTGTCCACCAGCATTTCCACCTTCAACAACAATGGCATCAGCACCTAATTTTTCAGATATTTTTGCAAGTTTTAAAGATGAAACTATTGGAAATAATTTTATTCCTGTACCTTTAACCATAGAAAAAATATCTCTAGAGAATCCTGCACCACAAATTATAACATCAACTTTTTCTTCTATACAAACTTTTACGCTTTCAACAAAAGAAGATACAGCAAACATAATATTTACACCAAGAGCTCCTTTTTTATTAGTTATTAAAGCTCTAGCTTTTCTTATTTCTTCTCTTAATTCTTCAAGAGGAAGAGCTGAACCAGCTATAACTCCTATTCCACCTTCATTTGCCACTGCTGAAGCAAGTTTTGACATAGAACATCTAATAGCCATTCCTCCTTGAATAATAGGAACTTCAATTTCTAAACCATTTATATTTATCATAATACAACCTCCACTAAAAATTACATATGTATTATAACATATTGTATGTTATTTTCAAAGAGAAAACATAAAATAAAAAATAAAATAACAGTATAATTTTATTTTTTACTTATATATAGAAGAGATTATTATAAAAAAAATACTAAAAAAATATATGAAAATAACTATATAAAAATAAAAATAGAAAAGAATAATGTTATTAAAATAAAAAAGATGATATTGTTCCTTTACAACATCATCTTTTAATAAATTATTATAAATATGATTTTAAAATTTCTACTTTTCCTTTTATAACAGTTTTTAAAGTAGCTGGAATAAAGTATGTATCTCCTTTTGAAATTTTGTAAGAGATATTATTACAAATTATTTCTCCTTCACCATCTAAAATAGAAAGAATTTTAAAGTTTTTATTAGTTTCATCTTCAAAAGTACCATCTATTAGATATTTATCAACATTAAAATATTGTCCTCTTACTAATTCTTCTTTTATAGCTCCAACTAATTGTAATTTTTGTCTAGATTCATTAGTAGACACTTGAACATCTCCTTCAAAATCTATTACATCAAGAGCTTTATCAATATGAAGTTCTCTTAATTTTCCATCTACTAATCTATCAAAATCATAAATTCTATAAGTTGTATCTGAATTTTGTTGAACCTCGCAAATTAAAATAGAACCTTCTAAAGTAGCATGAACAACTCCAGGAAGAAGATTTATAAAATCTCCTTTTTTTACTTTTATAGTTTTAAAAAGTCCATTAAATTCTTTTTTATCAACTTTTTCTTTAAATATTTCTTTTGTAATTCCTTCTTTAATTCCTAAAATAAGAGTTGCATCAGAACTAGCTTCCATAACATACCAACATTCACTTTTTCCAAATTCTCCTTCAACTCTTAGAGCATATTCATCACTAGGATGAACTTGAACAGAAAGTCTATCATTTATATCTAGATATTTAATAAGTAATGGAAATTTTCCTTTAAATCTTTCAACAATTTCTTTTCCAAGTATAGTTTCTTTATCACTTTCAATAACTTCAACAAGATATTTTCCAGCAAATTCACCATTTTCAATATAAGAAAGTCCACCTTTATGAGAACTTACTTCCCAAGATTCTCCATAAAGATTTTCATCAGGTAATTCCATATTTAAAACATCTTTAAATTTTCTTCCACCCCAGATTTTTTTTACTAAAGTTTTTTTAAATTTTAATGGATACATAATTTCCTCCTAAAAAAATTTTGTGTTCTTATAAAAGTATATTACAAAAAAATAAATATGTCAAAGTAAATTAAGTTCAAAAAATAAAAGAAAGAGAATTTCTTCTCTTTCAATTTATAAATCAGTAATCATGTCATACCAAACTACTCCACCATGAGTAGATTCAGAAACTCCCATATTTTTATAACCAAATTGCTCATAAAATCCAATTAAATTTTCTTTACAAGTTAAAACCATTTTTTTACGATTAGATTTTTTAGCTTCTTCCATTAAGTATCTCATTAATTTACAAGCTATGCCTTTATGTTGATATTCAGGTAATATATCTAAACCAAAAACAGTTTGATTTTTTCCAAATGGATTATGTCCACCATCAGGTTCATATAATTCATCTATAATTACATTACTATCAGTGACACAACCGTTTATAAA
This sequence is a window from Fusobacterium perfoetens ATCC 29250. Protein-coding genes within it:
- a CDS encoding NAD(P)H-dependent flavin oxidoreductase; the protein is MININGLEIEVPIIQGGMAIRCSMSKLASAVANEGGIGVIAGSALPLEELREEIRKARALITNKKGALGVNIMFAVSSFVESVKVCIEEKVDVIICGAGFSRDIFSMVKGTGIKLFPIVSSLKLAKISEKLGADAIVVEGGNAGGHLGTELDSWDIMEEITKNVSLPVFGAGGVITPEDAARMLSLGTTGVQMGTRFVATHECDVDEAFKQMYVNTKKGDVIKIMSSVGLPANAIRSNYSEKVLNETTTPPSTCSSCLKHCSRKFCVSQRLIDGHKGDLENGLFFAGRDVWKVNDIVSVHEIFERFKPVFNK
- the era gene encoding GTPase Era, with product MRAGFIAVVGRPNVGKSTLINKLVSEKVAIVSNKAGTTRENIKGILNMAGNQYIFIDTPGIHKPKHLLGEYMTYSAIKILKDADIILMVLDGSQEISTGDQFVMEKVLEAKRTPRILVINKIDKLSDEKLAEKRKEVVEKLGEFDGIVEIAGEYGIGLGKLLNTIDPFLEEGIQYYPEDMYTDMPVYRIISEIVREKILLKTRDEVPHSIAIEIINVEKRETGKDLFNINIYVERDSQKGIIIGKGGKLLKEIGIEARREIEILLGREIFLDLHVKVKEDWRKKKPFLKELGYFDEN
- a CDS encoding flavodoxin family protein encodes the protein MKVLLVNGSSHRGCTFTALTEITKIFDEEKIEWEIFDIGAEPLRDCIGCKSCTKLENRCVFNDDVVNNFLEKAEKCDGFIFGSPVYYAHPSGRILSLLDRAFYAGKKVFMYKPGASILSARRGGTTASFDVLNKYFTICQMPIVSSTYWNMVHGNTSEEVLKDEEGLQTMRNLGRNMAWILKCIEAGKNNGIVPAKSETEYRTSFIR
- a CDS encoding putative quinol monooxygenase is translated as MILIVAKSIIKKECIEEYKNLVKELIEKSRKEEGNISYDLHQDINNPQAFVFVEYWKDIESIEAHNNSEHFKRIIPEINKIRESAEAVRYEKLDY
- a CDS encoding type I phosphomannose isomerase catalytic subunit, which translates into the protein MYPLKFKKTLVKKIWGGRKFKDVLNMELPDENLYGESWEVSSHKGGLSYIENGEFAGKYLVEVIESDKETILGKEIVERFKGKFPLLIKYLDINDRLSVQVHPSDEYALRVEGEFGKSECWYVMEASSDATLILGIKEGITKEIFKEKVDKKEFNGLFKTIKVKKGDFINLLPGVVHATLEGSILICEVQQNSDTTYRIYDFDRLVDGKLRELHIDKALDVIDFEGDVQVSTNESRQKLQLVGAIKEELVRGQYFNVDKYLIDGTFEDETNKNFKILSILDGEGEIICNNISYKISKGDTYFIPATLKTVIKGKVEILKSYL
- a CDS encoding GNAT family N-acetyltransferase, encoding MEVIIRKVQIEDLDSVTKIESICFPKAEAATYDSFLYRIKTFPDSFYVATIDKKVIGFINGCVTDSNVIIDELYEPDGGHNPFGKNQTVFGLDILPEYQHKGIACKLMRYLMEEAKKSNRKKMVLTCKENLIGFYEQFGYKNMGVSESTHGGVVWYDMITDL